Sequence from the Acidobacteriota bacterium genome:
CCTGCGTCAGTGGGTGGGCGAACGCAACCAAAGCAGGTACAATAGCCTTCACTCCCCAAAAAAGTTTCCATGGAAACTTTTTTGTAACCCCCTCTGAATTCATAGAATTACAGCCAAAAGTTTGTTTTTTCCGTACAGGGTTTCTTGTTGGGGAAAAATTCTTTCCAAGTCAAGCTATTCAAATGGGTTAAGAGGAATCAAACTCAGGTAAACCTTTTCGTGTTTCCCACCCGCTGACGCAGGTGGTACTGACTGGAGTCCGGATGTCAAAACCTTCAAATCGCGCCTATTTTTTACTGGCTTTCCTCACGTTCCTCAACATTTTAAATTTTATTGATCGCCAGTTGATTTCAAGCATGGCGCCACTGTTGATTAAAGATTTGAATCTGACAAATGCCCAAATCGGGCTGCTTTCCGGGTATGTGTTTTTGTTTTTTTATACCGTGATGGGACTGGTGCTTGGGACAGTGGCTGACCGTACCCACCGGCCACGGCTGATTGCGGCGGGGTTAACAATCTGGAGTGCCTTAACCGCCATTTCCGGAATGGCACGGGGTTTTTTATCGCTGGCTTCAGCCCGCATGCTGGTTGGTGTTGGTGAAGCGACGTTGTCTCCGGCGGCGCTTTCGATGTTGAGTGATGTGTTTCCACCGTTGCAGCGCGCTTTTGCCACCGGCATTTATTATGCCGGGGTGCCGCTCGGTGCCGGGTTGAGCTTGCTGGTGTCAGGCTGGATGGCACCCCGATTCGGCTGGCGGACCTCATTTTATGTGCTTGGCGGTTTGGGGTTGGTCATGGTGGTGCTGGTGTTGTTTTTGGCTGACCCACGACGTGGCGCAATGGAGAAAAAACAATCGGATATTCCCCACCCGCCGCAATCAACCCTTGGAATCCTGGGTGATTTATTTGTCGGGCTGCAAACCGCGCCTGCGTTGTTATTGACGGTGCTTGGCGGTATCACTCTGACCTTTTCCGCCGCGGCTGGAAATCATCTGGTGACGTGGCTGGTCAAGGAACGTGGATTTGCCTTCAGCAATGCGGCCTACATCGGAGGCATCCTGTTTGCCACCGGCGGATTGCTTGGGAATGTTTTTGGCGGCTGGTTTGCCGATTGGTGTCAGCGGCGATACTCGGGTGGACGGCTCTGGAGTATGGTGATTCAGGGCGTGATTTTTCCCCCGATTGGGATTGCCTTTTTTTCGTTCCCGCCAGATTCGCCGTTGTTTTATGTTGCCTGGTTTCTGACGTCGTTTGGAAGTTCGTGCTGGTATGGCCCGCTCTATGCCGTCACTCAAGATCTGGCGGCTATTCATATCCGCTCGACAATGATTGCCTTTATGACGCTGGCGGTCAGTTGTGTCGGAACGGGCGCCGGGCCGTGGGTTGCCGGAATGATTGGGGATTCCCATTCACTCTCACTTGGATTGAAGGTGTGTGCTTTTATGCCCTTGCTGGGAACGATTCCGTTTGCCCTGGCCGCACGGCGCTTTGAAGCCGACAAACAACGGGTGGCCGAATACGCAAGATAAGAATTGAGAATGAAAAAAGTGATTAGTGGTTAGTGGTTGGTTCTTGCAAGGTATTGATTTCTAACCACTAACCACTAATCACTAATCACTAACCACTAATCACTAACCACTAACCACTAACCACTAACCACATTCTTCATTCTTAAATCTGCCCGGCACGTGAGTTGCTCAGAGGAGGTCGCAATTCAAAAAAACCGGTTGAAGGGAAATTCTAAACGATTAGGAATATTTTTATGGCTGACCTTTCTCAACTTACACCGCCTCAAATCCTGCGCACCGTGTTTGGATTCGAGACCTACCGTACCGGTCAGGAAGCGGTTATTTCACAACTTCTTGCGGGTCATTCCGCACTGGCGGTTTTCCCCACTGGGGGCGGAAAGTCGCTCTGTTACCAGTTGCCGGCGTTGTGTCTGCCGGGATTGACACTGGTGGTTTCGCCGTTGCTGGCTCTGATGAAAGACCAGGTTGATTTCCTGCTGTCAAAAGGGATTGCGGCAGCACGTCTCGATTCAAGTTTGGATGCTGAGCAATATAATCAGGTATTAAATCAACTTGGACAAAATTCATTAAAACTGCTGTATGTTTCCCCGGAGCGTTGCACCAACCAGAACTTCCGCGCCTTGATCGCCCGCCATCGGATTTCACTCCTGGCGGTTGATGAAGCCCACTGTATTTCCCAATGGGGGCCGAATTTTCGCCCCGATTACCTGCAGATTGCCCAGTTTGCGCGTGATGTCAGGGTTGAACGAACCCTCGCGCTGACTGCCACCGCAACACCTCAGGTAGTTGAGGACATTGCGGTGAATTTTGGAATCTTACCCGACCATATTACCAACACCGGGATTTATCGGCCTAATTTGAAACTTCGGTTTATTCCAGTTGAGCCCCGTGCCCGCGATGCCAGTTTGTTTGAAAGTGATTTTTCAGGACCGACGATTGTCTATGTCACCCAGCGGTCAACGGCGGAACACATTGCCAACCGGCTGGCGGTCAGGGGAATTCCGGCCCGGCCCTACCACGCGGGAATGAATACCGAAGAACGCGAGGAAATCCAAAACTGGTTTCTCGCCAGTGAACAGGCGACGGTGGTGGCCACGATTGCGTTTGGAATGGGGATTGACAAGTCCAACATCCGCGCTGTGTATCATTTTAACGTGCCCAAAGGAATCGAAGGCTACATTCAGGAAATCGGACGTGCCGGACGCGATGGAAAGCCCTCGCTTTGCCAGAGTTTTCTCTCCGCTGATGACGTGCCGGTGCTGGCCAATTTTGCCTATGGCAGCACGCCGACCAGAGAAGCGATTGAAGGTGTGGTGACCGAAATCTTTTCCGGTTCAACCGAACTGGAATTAAATCTGTATGATCTTTCACGCCGGTTTGACATCCGTGAACCAACGCTCAAGACGCTGCTCGCGCACCTGCAACTGGACGGTTATCTGAAAAGCCGGATGCCCGTTTATCTGCTCTATGAATTTCAGCTTCAGCATTCGGTCGAAAAAACGGTTCAACTGGTGGCGCCCGAAATGAGCGAGCGAGTCCGCAAATTTATTGCCCACGCCAGCAAAGGCATTACCTGGTACAAGCTGGATTTCGGAGGCATTCACAAGCACTTGGAGCCGCATCGTCACCGAGCCGAGGAAATTTTAAATCACCTCAAGGAACGCAATCTGGCGGTGGTCAAAAATTCGGGCGTTCGGCATCGCTTTTCAGTGCTTCAATTTCCAACCAGACTGGGTGTACTCGTCAAAGCGTCGTGGGAGCGGTTTACGGCACAGGAGCAAATGGAAATTGAACGGCTGGAGGAAATGTTACGCCTGGTGCAGTCTGACGAATGTCACTGGAATGCGCTGGCCCGGTATTTTGGCGAATCACGAACGGCTCCCTGCGGGCACTGCACGTTTT
This genomic interval carries:
- a CDS encoding RecQ family ATP-dependent DNA helicase — translated: MADLSQLTPPQILRTVFGFETYRTGQEAVISQLLAGHSALAVFPTGGGKSLCYQLPALCLPGLTLVVSPLLALMKDQVDFLLSKGIAAARLDSSLDAEQYNQVLNQLGQNSLKLLYVSPERCTNQNFRALIARHRISLLAVDEAHCISQWGPNFRPDYLQIAQFARDVRVERTLALTATATPQVVEDIAVNFGILPDHITNTGIYRPNLKLRFIPVEPRARDASLFESDFSGPTIVYVTQRSTAEHIANRLAVRGIPARPYHAGMNTEEREEIQNWFLASEQATVVATIAFGMGIDKSNIRAVYHFNVPKGIEGYIQEIGRAGRDGKPSLCQSFLSADDVPVLANFAYGSTPTREAIEGVVTEIFSGSTELELNLYDLSRRFDIREPTLKTLLAHLQLDGYLKSRMPVYLLYEFQLQHSVEKTVQLVAPEMSERVRKFIAHASKGITWYKLDFGGIHKHLEPHRHRAEEILNHLKERNLAVVKNSGVRHRFSVLQFPTRLGVLVKASWERFTAQEQMEIERLEEMLRLVQSDECHWNALARYFGESRTAPCGHCTFCEQKKAIKLKPRSASGTVPVQIIRQTLQLDPEVFEHPRVLARFLCGISSPRLTQKKLTKHENFGLFAEFDFHKVLAQCESMVGVR
- a CDS encoding MFS transporter, with the protein product MSKPSNRAYFLLAFLTFLNILNFIDRQLISSMAPLLIKDLNLTNAQIGLLSGYVFLFFYTVMGLVLGTVADRTHRPRLIAAGLTIWSALTAISGMARGFLSLASARMLVGVGEATLSPAALSMLSDVFPPLQRAFATGIYYAGVPLGAGLSLLVSGWMAPRFGWRTSFYVLGGLGLVMVVLVLFLADPRRGAMEKKQSDIPHPPQSTLGILGDLFVGLQTAPALLLTVLGGITLTFSAAAGNHLVTWLVKERGFAFSNAAYIGGILFATGGLLGNVFGGWFADWCQRRYSGGRLWSMVIQGVIFPPIGIAFFSFPPDSPLFYVAWFLTSFGSSCWYGPLYAVTQDLAAIHIRSTMIAFMTLAVSCVGTGAGPWVAGMIGDSHSLSLGLKVCAFMPLLGTIPFALAARRFEADKQRVAEYAR